A genome region from Aphelocoma coerulescens isolate FSJ_1873_10779 unplaced genomic scaffold, UR_Acoe_1.0 HiC_scaffold_168, whole genome shotgun sequence includes the following:
- the LOC138100923 gene encoding zinc finger CCCH domain-containing protein 10-like yields MPDRDGRDGYANGGSGDEAGAGADDICRDFLRNVCKRGKRCRFRHPDISEVTNLGVRKNEFIFCHDFQNKECVRLNCRFIHGTKEDEDCYKKTGELPPRLRQKVAAGLGLSPADLPNSKEEVPICRDFLKGDCQRGAKCKFQHLQRDYEYEARGREQGLGPGGRRYEPYDGLYDPDEPVLKRRRAEGLYESYEYGFASPRAVEYRLLEEENVLLRKRVEDLKKQVNNLLATNEVLLEQNAQFRNQAKVMTLSSTATATEQTLAPTVGTVTNYNHSIAQTHTTLSSQALQPRPVTQQDLVAPAGAQAAPPANAAPPMNPEIAPLSAALAQTIAQGMAPPPVSMAPVAVSVAPVAVSMAQPLGGITMSHATTPMVTYPIASQSMRITAMPH; encoded by the coding sequence ATGCCCGACCGCGACGGCCGCGACGGCTACGCCAACGGGGGCAGCGGCGACGAGGCGGGCGCGGGCGCCGACGACATCTGCCGCGACTTCCTGCGCAACGTCTGCAAGCGGGGCAAGCGCTGCCGCTTCCGCCACCCCGACATCTCCGAGGTCACCAACCTGGGCGTGCGCAAGAACGAGTTCATCTTCTGCCACGACTTCCAGAACAAGGAGTGCGTGCGCCTCAACTGCCGCTTCATCCACGGCaccaaggaggacgaggactgCTACAAGAAGACCGGCGAGCTGCCGCCGCGCTTGCGCCAGAAAGTGGCCGCCGGGCTGGGGCTGTCGCCCGCCGACCTCCCCAACAGCAAGGAGGAGGTGCCGATCTGCCGGGATTTCCTCAAGGGGGACTGCCAGCGCGGGGCCAAGTGCAAGTTCCAGCACCTGCAGCGGGACTACGAGTACGAGGCGCGGGGCCGCGAGCAGGGGCTGGGCCCCGGCGGGCGCCGCTACGAGCCCTACGACGGCCTCTACGACCCCGACGAGCCGGTGCtgaagcggcggcgggcggaggGGCTCTACGAGAGCTACGAGTACGGCTTCGCCAGCCCGCGGGCCGTGGAGTACcggctgctggaggaggagaacgTGCTGCTGCGGAAGCGCGTGGAGGACCTCAAGAAGCAGGTGAACAACCTGCTGGCCACCAAcgaggtgctgctggagcagaacGCGCAGTTCCGCAACCAGGCCAAGGTGATGACGCTCAGCTCCACGGCCACGGCCACCGAGCAGACTCTGGCGCCCACGGTGGGGACGGTCACCAACTACAACCACAGCATCGCGCAGACGCACACCACGCTCAGCAGCCAGGCCCTGCAGCCCCGCCCCGTCACCCAGCAGGATTTGGTGGCCCCGGCCGGCGCCCAGGCCGCCCCTCCGGCCAACGCCGCGCCCCCCATGAACCCCGAGATCGCGCCGCTGTCGGCGGCCCTGGCGCAGACCATCGCCCAGGGCATGGCCCCCCCGCCCGTGTCCATGGCGCCGGTGGCCGTGTCGGTGGCGCCGGTGGCCGTGTCCATGGCGCAGCCGCTCGGCGGCATCACCATGAGCCACGCCACCACGCCCATGGTCACCTACCCCATCGCCTCGCAGAGCATGCGGATAACGGCCATGCCGCACTGA